Below is a window of Tolypothrix bouteillei VB521301 DNA.
GTCAGGCACATCCGTTTGCGCTCAGATTACCCCGGATAACACATTAGGAGCAGAAAGTTCTTTCATCAGACCCAATATTTTCATCAACGGAGCAAATGGAGATCGCATTGAAGGTGGTGCTAGACGAGGAGACAATCTCTTTCACAGCTTCAGTCAATTCAATATTAATAACGGACAAAGGTCCCCGAAGAAAATTAATGAGGAAGAAGCGAGGATTGTGCAATGGATACCTTAGAACACTATCGCCATTTCTTGGAATATGTGAAAGAAACATTAAAACTATTTATATATGTTCATCTTCTAAAGCATTATTTTCAAGTTTTGTACTAAAAGGCAAAGTATCAAAACCTAAATTTTTAATGCAATAATTGAGGTTTCAACTTCTGTATTATTAATTGTTTCTCGATTGATTTTCAAAAATATGTGAAAACATTTCACATATGTATCCTCATTCAAAAAAATATAAATTTTAATTATATATAAAGCAATTTATAACACTTGATTTTACGTAGTCTTTAATTGGATCGCCTTTGAGAAAAAAGTTTGTCATTCATTGACCATAAAATCAAGTGTTGCCAATATCACATTATAAAAACCTTTTAATCTTATTTATTCTTGCGCTTCATCTTGAAAAAAAATTGGCATTAACCTAGCATTGAATAACAAATTTTGGGTGTATTTGCAGATTATTAGTAGTCAAACGGCTTCTTAAGTATATAAGTATAAGAGCCATAAAAAACAAAGAACTAGTAGTATACCCTCGCTGTAAATATGTCAATCACACGCCTGCGAACTTTTTTAACTACCAAAAGGCATAAATCTCAAATTATATTTTGGTTCGGTTTAAGTCTGATTTTTGCAATTATTTATAGTCTTTTAGAGCTAAAGCAGGCATTCAGTAGTGCCTACGTAGTACAAGATGATGCGCGGGTATATGTATCTTGGATGCAAAGATTTTTAGAATCAGACTTTCTGCCAAATGATTTGCTTGCCGATTATTTTCAATCCGTCACACCATTTGGATATGCTGCTCTTTATCGACTCATAGCATCTGTGAGTATCGATCCACTTTACTCAAGCAAAATCCTGCCACTCTTGTTGCTTTTGCCGACAACTAGCTACTGTTTTGCCGTTTCTATGCAGATATTACCAGTGCCAGCCGTAGGATTTCTGACTACACTGCTGTTTAGTCAAAATCTGGTAATGAGAGATGATTTAGTCTCGGCTACGCCTAGATCTTTTATTTACTTGCTGTTTCTAGCGTTTGTGTACTATTTACTGCGAGGTAATGCACTTCTATGTCTGGGCGCGATCGCACTATCTGGATTGTTTTACCCACCATTATTGTTTATCTTATCTGGAATCTTAATCTTGAGGTTATGGCATTGGCAAGACAAGCTCCCCCGTTTATCCCGGAATCGCCGAGATTACATATTTAGCATGACTGGGCTAGGGCTTGCCTTGATTATGATGCTACCTTATGCCTTAAGTTCTTCCGAATATGGTTCTGTAGTTGCACCAAATGCAGTTAGAGCATTACCAGAATTTTCTGAAACAGGACGGATACCCTTTTTTGATAACAATCTCGTCCAGTTTTGGCTATTGGGACAGCACAGCGGTCTTCTGGCAAATGTATTAGAACATCCACTATCCTCAATTGGTTTTTTATTACCAATACTGCTGCGCCATCCCGAACGCTTTCCTTTAGTTAAACGAGTAACCAGCAATATTAGACTTTTACCAAAGATTGCACTGGTATCTGTAGGGATGTTTTTTGCTGCTCATTTTACGCTTTACAAGCTATTTGCGCCCGCCCGTTATACGCGATATACACTCAAGTTTGTCATCATTCTAGCTGCCGGAATCGCGATCGCAGCGATACTAGATGCAGTTTTTCGCACGAGCAAGAAGTCCGCTCACGTTCCAGAGCATCGACAGTTTTTAGCCTTCGGGTTAACAGTCTTATTAGGAACTACCCTTGTGTTTTATCCTCTATTATTGTCACACTTTCCAAACAGCAATTACATCAAAGGTGAAGCACCAGTCATATATGAGTTTTTTCGGAAAACCCCGAAAGATATTCTCATTGCTGGGTTATCACCTGAAACAGACAATCTGCCAACATTTTCTCATCGATCTATCTTGGTTGGTTGGGAATATGCAGTTCCTTACCATACGATATATGCCAGCAAAATTAGACAACGAGCGACCGATCTCATTCGCGCTCAATATACTCAAAATTTGGTAGAAGTTCAAAATTTTATTCAAAAGTATGGGGTAGATTTTTTCCTGCTAGATCGCACAGCATTTACACCTGAATACATCAAAACAAATCCTTGGCTGAAACAATGGCAGTTCATAGCAAAAGATATTTTAGCTACACTAGAGCAGGGAAATACCCCAGCTATACTCAGCACGCTGAAGCGTTGTTCTGTAGAAGAGACTGAAACATTGATTGTACTCCAGGCAAAATGTGTGACAACTCAGAATTTATCTTGAACTAGAGTCAGTAACTAAGCCTCGCAATTTCCATCGAAGCTAGAATGTTAAAATGAGAGCGCTTATGCTGGATGAGTTAGAATCAGCATAGCGTACATTCGCTACATTATCGGTCTGAAATCCCAGCTTACAACTATGCAAGTTACCTTCGATTTGCCTGATGATTTTGTTGCCCGGTTGCGTCCACTTGAAGACAAACTGCCACAAATTTTAGAGTTGGGATTGCGAGAACTTAATGCGAGTGGTCAGAGTGAATTTTCTGGTGTAGCTGAAGTACTGGAATTTCTAGCCAGTCTCCCCACTCCAGAAGCCATTATTGCCTTACGTCCTTCTAAAACCCTACAAGCTCAGATTTCTGCTCTGCTGGAGAAAAATCATACTGTAGGTTTGACATCTACAGAAGAACAGTTATGGCAAGGGTATCAGTACCTGGAACATATTGTGAGAATGGCTAAGGCTAGAGCATTCTTAAAGCTCAAGGAAGTTCAAGGGAAATGAGTACGACCTACATTTCTGGTATACTGCAAACAACAAATAGTTTCGGTCTTGTTTCTTGATACTAATAAGCTATTGTTGCCGAATCATAGCCATGACAGGGCTAGCATTTGAGATGTGCTTACTATGAGTATGATGTTTATTCGTTCGCTGTTAACAGAAAAGTTTCAACCAATAAATAAGCTAAAAACATCGCTACAGAATGTTTTATGGCTTCAGATCGTTCTCAAAAAGTTCTAAAAATGCTTAATGACAGGTTACTCGAAGCTTATGAAAGATACTATGGAAATTTGAAGATTGGTGATATGTCTCCTAAAGAATTCATCAAAACCTATGGATGTATAGAGGATAGACTTAATAGCAATTTAAAATTGGAAGTTACAACCTCTTCTGAATCTACTTCAACTTCCTCTACAAACTCAGCTAGTACCGATCGCAGTTCCGAGTCATCTAATGACTCCCAAAATGTAGCTTAATAAGCAATAGCTGTTGTCCTCTTGGCATTTTCAAAGGTATCCCTATCTACAATCCGAGCGGGGATTGATAGGGTACTACTCCCTTAAATCCTTCATAACTGAAGGGCTGTTCATCCGGGTGACACTTCATAAAAGTTTTAGTCTACATTTTGGTTTTGCAGAAAAATGGATAAAGTCGAGCTAAGAATCTTTGTTTTTAGCAATAACCCAGCTTAAGACATTTAATACAGCAAATAAACTTGCACCTGCTTCACCTATATCAACAAGGATACTCTCTCCGGATTTTATTTTTATATTTATTTCTTGAGTTTGGCTTTTAAATGATGCTCCTATGCGAAACATTTCTTCTTTATTAATATCTGCGCTTTTCATTATTTCGTAATATAAACTATTCCGCTTTTGATTAACTTCCCAGACGAATCTTTTGTTTGTAATTAAGCACCAATGATGGACGCTTAGAAAATTTAATATAGATGGTTTTTCGTCCGTTTCTAAAGCCACTTCATGCAGCACATAATTTTTTGTTTCATTCGGAAAACTTTTGAAGGACATAATAACTTTGCTATTGATTTTCTTCCGAACAAAAATAGAAGATATTATATCGGAATCTAATATTTTTTTGCTGCTCATAATTGTTTTACTATTTCTATAACTTTATGATTGGTTCGCGTGACAGTCAAACCATATCTAGAAATGAATCGCGGATGGCAATTTAAAACTAGGAGTTACAACCCCTTCTGAATCTATTTCAACTTTCTCGACAAATTCAGCTAGTGCAGCTCGCAATACCGCGTCATCCAATGATTCCCAGAACTTAGCTTGAGACGCAATGACGATTTTCCTCTTAGCATTCTCAAAAGTATCCGGATCGACTATTCTACTTGGGGTTGATAGGGTACTAATAGTCGCTTCTATTTTTGCGATCGCTTGAATTATGTCTGGGTTAGAACTCCGCAGCCCTCGCAAAACCGACAATTCATTGGTTAACTTTTCTATTTGCTTGGTATGAATGACTTGTGTTGTCGCTGATTGATTTTCTAAATGCTCGATTAATTTGGGTGCATATTCGCATAAAGCTGCGATCGTCTTCGCTATAATTTCCCGCAATCGAGTACATTTTGAATTTTTGCAGTGATATTTTCCCGGTTTATTGTAATTCACGCAGCGCATATACTCAGTTCTCGTTTTATGTCGGGAAAAGTTACGATACATACCTCCTTCACAATGGCTGCACTTAATTAAGCCTGCAAGCGGATAGTCGCCACGTGTTGATTTTGTCGAACTCCGATACCTCCTATTTGCCGACAATTTTTGTTGAATTGCGTCTACAGTGGCTGAAGTAATCAGGGCTTCGTGAGTATTAAAATTGATTATTGGTTCTCGATTAATACCTTTTTTCTTTTTTATGAAATAAGCTGTATGTCCTTGTAAAGCAAGGTTTTTTACCCAATCTCGCAAGCCTGCAACAGTAAAAACTATTTCGTATTCATTATAAATGTAATTACATACATCTTTTAGCGATCGCATTTCCAAAATTAGCTCTATAATAATTTTTGCTAGTTCAAAATAGGTTTTTCCAGATTTTTCGTGAATATTTTTATTAGGGGTTAAACGCTGATTTTCATCTTTGGCATATCCAAATGGAGGAACGCAAAACTTTAATTGCTGCCGAAAATACTCGTTTCCTTGTTTAACCCGTTGGGATAATAGCCTTGATTCAAACTCAGCAAGCCCGGACATCTGGTTAATACTAAACCATCCAAAGGGGCTGTTTGGATCGACAGGTGCATCGAGTACCCGTAGATTGACATTATGCCTGACAAAAATGTCGATTGTCTTGT
It encodes the following:
- the xisF gene encoding fdxN element excision recombinase XisF — encoded protein: MRVYGYARVSTQEQAEEFDALNQQIARLKAAGAMEVLIDIESGRNDARKQFNELLKLVQQNQVDEIIITRVDRLGRSVITIHKTIDIFVRHNVNLRVLDAPVDPNSPFGWFSINQMSGLAEFESRLLSQRVKQGNEYFRQQLKFCVPPFGYAKDENQRLTPNKNIHEKSGKTYFELAKIIIELILEMRSLKDVCNYIYNEYEIVFTVAGLRDWVKNLALQGHTAYFIKKKKGINREPIINFNTHEALITSATVDAIQQKLSANRRYRSSTKSTRGDYPLAGLIKCSHCEGGMYRNFSRHKTRTEYMRCVNYNKPGKYHCKNSKCTRLREIIAKTIAALCEYAPKLIEHLENQSATTQVIHTKQIEKLTNELSVLRGLRSSNPDIIQAIAKIEATISTLSTPSRIVDPDTFENAKRKIVIASQAKFWESLDDAVLRAALAEFVEKVEIDSEGVVTPSFKLPSAIHF